In Candidatus Paceibacterota bacterium, one DNA window encodes the following:
- a CDS encoding DUF167 domain-containing protein gives MKIFVRAKPSAREEKIEKIDEINFIVSVIEPPRDGKANKAIIKVIAVYFKVSPSCVNLISGFSSKQKVFEILK, from the coding sequence ATGAAAATATTCGTTAGAGCAAAACCGTCAGCCAGAGAAGAAAAGATAGAAAAGATTGATGAGATAAACTTCATTGTTTCAGTTATAGAACCTCCTAGAGACGGTAAAGCGAACAAGGCGATTATTAAAGTAATAGCTGTTTATTTTAAAGTTTCTCCTTCGTGCGTTAATCTTATTTCCGGATTTTCTTCAAAGCAGAAAGTCTTTGAAATATTGAAATAA